The Verrucomicrobiia bacterium genome contains a region encoding:
- a CDS encoding c-type cytochrome — MMPFRLPLLRALPPLAASVALSAADFPLNGHQFTLPHGFSIELAAGPNLVARPVSASFDPEGRLYVTESSGSNLPPSEQLKDPRSRLLRLEDTNGDGRFDRTSVFADRIMFPQGCLWHNGSVYVAGPPSIWRFTDTNGDGVADRREEWYQGQVLTGCANDVHGPYLGPEGMLYWTKGAFARLDLQDHRGRPIRDRAAHIFRAHPDGSGLEVVLSGGMDNPVQVAFTSEGEPILISTFIDLSQPGRRDGLAHAVYGGVFGKANDAVEEPVVLRTGDLLPAMTHFGPAAACALTRYEGDAFGPAYRDNLFATLFNLRKVTRHVLQPHGSTYTTEDSDFLTSNHPDFRPTDVLQDADGSLLVVDTGGWYKLCCPSSQLAKSDVLGAIYRIRAHRPDASPELPFPTPSDRAAAFARLVQPPSFAPNSEIAALKRLALRAQPDDAPRFRQTLAREIPRATASSDAARLARVAAEGLGRMGDRNAVPILIEAITRLGTADRFLEHSLLYALIEIADAPALRPFLNAANPLAQRAALLSLEQIPASGLLPSDVLPALVAASDPLRITARWVARRHPEWSPQLAAFVDRELDRTDLDPAERERRTSLLPLVVSSPEGQRLIAGLLADDRVLPATRGAALHAVANARLKEPPASWIEAIASALHHSDSPDTVRQAAVHAARSLTLPREGAPRLTEALRSLVRHPALPVSLRLDALAALPPAATLGETEFAVLNNSLAPDRPATERLAAATALARLGTSAEQRNLLIPAVAQVGPLELPRLLAAFAPGGDLLLGRSLLTALSNSKALRSLRPEDLQPHLARFPDAIRLEAETLLTTHRFDASEDSLRLDTLLAEIQSLAGDIRRGQAIFNSPQAACAACHRLGYLGGDLGPDLTSIGTVRTDRDLLEAVLFPSASFVRSYEPWLAVDARGEMHSGVLRRETADEIVLGIGPGADVRIPRSELAELTPSPVSTMPSGLDEQLTRQELADLLAFLKNTRWGVN, encoded by the coding sequence ATGATGCCCTTCCGCCTCCCTCTTCTCCGGGCCCTTCCTCCCCTCGCCGCTTCCGTCGCCCTCAGCGCCGCCGATTTCCCCCTCAATGGTCACCAATTTACCCTGCCCCACGGGTTCTCCATCGAACTCGCCGCCGGACCCAACCTCGTGGCCCGCCCCGTCTCCGCCAGCTTCGACCCCGAGGGCCGCCTCTATGTCACCGAATCCTCCGGCTCCAACCTGCCCCCGTCCGAACAACTCAAAGATCCCCGCAGCCGCCTCCTGCGGCTCGAAGATACCAACGGCGACGGCCGCTTCGACCGCACCTCGGTCTTCGCCGACCGCATCATGTTCCCGCAGGGCTGCCTCTGGCACAATGGCTCGGTCTACGTCGCCGGCCCTCCCAGCATCTGGCGCTTCACCGACACCAACGGCGACGGCGTCGCCGATCGCCGCGAGGAATGGTACCAGGGCCAGGTCCTCACCGGCTGCGCCAACGATGTTCACGGCCCCTACCTCGGCCCCGAGGGCATGCTCTACTGGACCAAGGGCGCATTCGCCCGACTCGACCTCCAGGACCATCGCGGCCGCCCCATCCGAGACCGCGCCGCCCACATCTTCCGTGCCCACCCCGATGGTTCAGGACTCGAAGTCGTGCTCTCCGGCGGCATGGACAATCCGGTCCAGGTCGCCTTCACCTCCGAGGGCGAACCCATCCTCATCAGCACCTTCATCGACCTGAGCCAGCCCGGCCGTCGCGACGGCCTCGCCCACGCCGTCTATGGCGGCGTCTTCGGAAAGGCCAACGACGCCGTCGAGGAACCCGTCGTCCTCCGCACTGGCGATCTCCTACCCGCCATGACCCACTTTGGCCCCGCCGCCGCCTGCGCCCTCACCCGCTACGAGGGCGACGCCTTCGGCCCGGCCTATCGCGACAACCTCTTCGCCACCCTCTTCAACCTCCGCAAAGTCACCCGTCATGTCCTTCAGCCCCACGGCTCGACCTACACCACCGAAGACAGCGACTTCCTGACTTCGAATCACCCGGACTTCCGCCCCACCGATGTCCTCCAGGACGCCGACGGCTCCCTCCTCGTCGTCGATACCGGCGGCTGGTACAAGCTCTGTTGCCCCAGCTCCCAACTCGCCAAATCCGATGTCCTCGGGGCCATCTATCGCATCCGGGCCCATCGCCCTGACGCCTCCCCCGAACTCCCCTTCCCCACGCCATCCGACCGGGCCGCCGCCTTCGCCCGTCTCGTTCAACCCCCTTCCTTCGCTCCCAATTCCGAAATCGCGGCCCTGAAGCGCCTCGCCCTCCGCGCTCAACCCGATGACGCCCCCCGCTTCCGCCAGACCCTCGCCCGTGAAATCCCCAGGGCCACGGCGTCCTCCGATGCCGCCCGTCTGGCCCGCGTCGCCGCCGAGGGCCTCGGGCGCATGGGCGACCGGAATGCCGTTCCAATCCTCATCGAGGCCATCACCCGGCTCGGCACTGCCGATCGCTTCCTCGAACACAGCCTCCTCTACGCCCTCATCGAGATCGCTGATGCCCCCGCCTTGCGCCCCTTCCTGAATGCCGCCAACCCGCTCGCCCAACGCGCCGCCCTCCTGTCCTTGGAACAAATCCCCGCGAGCGGACTTCTCCCCTCCGACGTCCTCCCTGCGTTGGTCGCCGCCTCCGATCCCCTTCGCATCACCGCCCGTTGGGTCGCCCGACGCCACCCTGAATGGAGCCCCCAACTCGCAGCCTTCGTGGACAGGGAACTGGATCGCACCGACCTCGATCCAGCGGAGCGCGAACGCCGAACTTCCCTCCTCCCGCTCGTTGTCTCCAGCCCGGAAGGACAACGCCTCATCGCCGGCCTCCTTGCCGACGACCGCGTGCTGCCGGCCACCCGCGGGGCCGCCCTGCATGCCGTCGCCAACGCCCGCCTGAAGGAACCCCCCGCATCCTGGATCGAGGCCATCGCCTCCGCCCTCCACCATTCCGACAGCCCTGACACCGTGCGCCAGGCCGCCGTCCACGCGGCCCGCAGCCTGACCCTCCCACGGGAAGGCGCCCCCCGACTCACCGAAGCCCTCCGTTCCCTGGTCCGCCACCCCGCCCTCCCCGTCTCCCTCCGCCTGGACGCCCTCGCCGCCCTCCCCCCGGCCGCGACCCTTGGCGAGACCGAGTTTGCCGTCTTGAACAACTCCCTCGCCCCGGATCGACCTGCCACAGAACGCCTCGCCGCAGCCACTGCCCTCGCCCGCCTTGGCACGTCTGCCGAGCAGCGCAACCTCCTCATTCCCGCGGTCGCCCAGGTCGGGCCCCTCGAACTCCCCCGCCTCCTCGCCGCCTTTGCCCCCGGAGGCGATCTGCTCCTCGGCCGTTCCCTGCTGACCGCCCTGTCCAACTCCAAGGCCCTGCGCTCCCTCCGTCCCGAAGATCTTCAACCCCACCTCGCCCGTTTCCCCGATGCCATCCGCCTCGAAGCCGAAACCCTCCTCACCACCCATCGCTTCGACGCCTCCGAAGACTCCCTGCGTCTCGACACCCTCCTCGCCGAAATCCAGTCTCTCGCTGGCGACATCCGGCGCGGTCAGGCGATCTTCAACAGTCCCCAGGCCGCCTGCGCCGCCTGCCATCGACTCGGCTACCTCGGCGGCGACCTCGGCCCCGACCTCACCTCCATCGGCACCGTCCGGACAGACCGCGACCTCCTCGAAGCCGTCCTCTTTCCCAGTGCCAGTTTCGTCCGCAGCTATGAACCCTGGCTCGCGGTGGACGCTCGCGGCGAAATGCACTCCGGGGTCCTGCGGCGCGAAACCGCCGACGAAATCGTCCTCGGCATCGGTCCCGGCGCAGATGTCCGCATTCCCCGGTCCGAACTCGCCGAATTGACGCCTTCCCCCGTCAGCACGATGCCTTCAGGGCTCGATGAACAACTCACCCGCCAGGAACTCGCCGACCTCCTGGCCTTCCTGAAGAACACCCGCTGGGGCGTCAACTGA
- a CDS encoding FIST C-terminal domain-containing protein gives MSERQRSIADVVKGPFDEGALRERIEGARALLAEERCDLALVYVSADLMGQSGEIVEMVQVHGRARLLAGCSGLGVLGNGEEVEEGPALAFALLRLPGARLVGAHVTAGDVEAGLEPEGWRERLGTGVDETGGWLAFGDPYSLDAESWLRQWNEAFPGVPMVGGLAGAGAGVTQTQLYLNQRVLTEGAVVVSVGGEVGIEAIVSQGCRPIGKPWTVTGAEQNLIHQIGNLPALTVLQETFDGLPARDKERARGNIFVGLAVNEYQEEHRRGDFLVRNLLAADPNSGVVAVGARVRIGQTLQFQFRDGGAADEDLVELIEGVRRRLAGREVHAACLCSCAGRGAQLFGRPDHDAGAVHRGLGGEVPLAGFFGNGEIGPVGGRNFLHGYTAAAALFVSHGDRDIAS, from the coding sequence ATGAGCGAGCGACAGCGGTCCATTGCGGATGTGGTGAAGGGGCCTTTTGACGAGGGGGCTTTGCGGGAGCGGATCGAGGGGGCGCGGGCTTTGTTGGCGGAGGAGCGGTGCGATCTGGCGCTGGTGTATGTGAGTGCGGACTTGATGGGGCAGTCGGGGGAAATTGTGGAGATGGTGCAGGTGCATGGGCGGGCGCGGTTGCTGGCGGGTTGCAGCGGGCTTGGGGTGTTGGGGAACGGGGAGGAGGTGGAGGAGGGACCGGCGCTGGCGTTTGCGCTGCTGCGATTGCCCGGGGCGCGGTTGGTGGGGGCGCATGTGACCGCGGGGGATGTGGAGGCGGGACTGGAGCCTGAGGGGTGGCGGGAACGGTTGGGGACGGGTGTGGACGAGACGGGGGGGTGGCTGGCTTTTGGGGATCCGTACAGTCTCGATGCGGAATCGTGGCTGCGGCAGTGGAACGAGGCATTTCCCGGGGTGCCGATGGTGGGTGGGCTGGCCGGGGCGGGGGCCGGGGTGACGCAGACGCAACTGTATTTGAACCAGCGAGTGTTGACGGAGGGGGCGGTGGTGGTGTCGGTGGGAGGCGAGGTGGGGATCGAGGCGATCGTCTCGCAGGGGTGCCGACCGATCGGGAAGCCGTGGACCGTGACCGGGGCGGAGCAGAACCTGATTCACCAGATTGGGAATCTTCCGGCGTTGACGGTCTTGCAGGAGACGTTCGACGGGCTACCGGCGCGGGACAAGGAGCGGGCGAGGGGCAACATCTTCGTGGGGTTGGCGGTGAACGAGTATCAGGAGGAGCATCGGCGCGGGGATTTCCTGGTGCGCAATCTTCTGGCGGCGGATCCGAATTCGGGGGTGGTGGCGGTGGGGGCCCGGGTGCGGATCGGGCAGACGCTGCAGTTTCAGTTTCGGGACGGTGGGGCGGCGGACGAGGATCTGGTGGAGTTGATCGAGGGGGTGCGGCGGCGACTGGCGGGGCGGGAGGTGCATGCGGCGTGCCTGTGCAGTTGCGCGGGACGGGGTGCGCAATTGTTTGGGCGACCGGACCATGATGCAGGGGCGGTGCATCGGGGGTTGGGCGGGGAGGTGCCGTTGGCGGGATTCTTCGGCAACGGCGAGATCGGTCCGGTGGGGGGGCGGAATTTTCTCCATGGGTACACGGCGGCTGCCGCACTCTTCGTGTCGCATGGTGACCGCGACATCGCATCCTGA
- a CDS encoding outer membrane beta-barrel protein has protein sequence MKNILSSAGMAAAAVVGFQTTCAAQTVTVDESKWWTVSAALRGFYDDNYLTAPKGGERDSLGIEVRPGLDVGHKGEQYIVKLSLLYSGRWFEDRRDDNWDHTFIADLAGEYQLNPSHVLRLNETFTYTSEGTLLDQGGPITSPLRSDGSNIRNVVDGRYVGQLNSLIGLELGYQNTWYSYEEDGPGSYGALLDRLEHLFRAETRWTLTPTLAGILGYWYEDVNFTGDQFIAPGLMSDARNSYSHYIVGGADYTVSPNCFVSLRGGAQNVHYDNLVPKQDDWNPFADVSTTFEYLEGSYFRAGAKYGRNRTDVVTALDQEAVTFYGLVNHKLTESLTARASGQIQMGEFSGGASDGVDENLYVAGISLSYDINRYLAVETGYNYDRLDSDFASRTFTRNRVFLGLRGQF, from the coding sequence ATGAAGAACATCCTCTCGTCAGCGGGCATGGCGGCAGCGGCCGTCGTTGGTTTTCAGACGACCTGCGCGGCTCAAACCGTCACCGTCGATGAATCGAAGTGGTGGACGGTAAGCGCGGCGCTTCGCGGGTTTTACGACGACAATTACCTGACGGCGCCGAAGGGGGGCGAGCGCGACAGCCTCGGAATCGAGGTGCGCCCTGGCCTGGATGTGGGTCACAAGGGGGAGCAGTACATCGTGAAGCTCTCGCTGTTGTACTCGGGCCGCTGGTTTGAGGACCGGAGAGACGACAACTGGGATCACACGTTCATCGCGGATCTGGCGGGCGAGTATCAGCTCAACCCGAGCCATGTGCTGCGGTTGAACGAGACGTTCACGTACACCAGCGAAGGCACGCTGCTGGATCAGGGCGGTCCGATCACCTCTCCGCTGCGTTCGGACGGGAGCAACATCCGGAACGTGGTGGACGGGCGGTATGTGGGGCAGTTGAACTCGTTGATCGGGTTGGAGTTGGGCTACCAGAATACCTGGTACAGCTACGAGGAGGACGGCCCGGGGAGCTATGGCGCGCTGTTGGACCGATTGGAGCACCTGTTCCGGGCGGAGACGCGATGGACGTTGACGCCGACTCTGGCGGGCATTCTGGGGTACTGGTACGAGGACGTGAACTTCACCGGGGATCAGTTCATTGCGCCTGGTTTGATGTCCGACGCGCGCAACAGCTACTCGCACTACATCGTGGGCGGTGCGGACTACACGGTGTCGCCGAACTGCTTTGTTTCGCTGCGGGGCGGTGCGCAGAACGTGCATTACGACAATCTGGTGCCGAAGCAGGACGACTGGAATCCGTTTGCGGATGTGAGCACCACGTTTGAGTATCTCGAGGGGAGCTATTTCCGGGCGGGAGCCAAGTATGGGCGCAACCGGACCGACGTGGTGACCGCACTGGATCAGGAGGCGGTGACGTTCTACGGGTTGGTGAACCACAAGCTGACGGAGAGCCTGACGGCACGGGCGTCGGGGCAGATCCAGATGGGCGAGTTCAGCGGTGGCGCATCGGACGGGGTGGACGAGAATCTGTACGTGGCAGGCATCAGCTTGTCGTACGACATCAACCGTTACCTGGCGGTGGAGACGGGATACAACTACGACCGGCTGGACTCGGATTTCGCGTCGCGAACGTTCACCCGCAACCGGGTGTTTCTGGGCTTGCGCGGACAGTTTTGA
- a CDS encoding redoxin domain-containing protein — protein MSANPSGRAGGESVAGGGRLPVLALVSLGLGVLGMVTSVIVVGAVFGVAGLVAGGVHLRRGTGPRGLGWAGVTTSGLAVGLGLAFALLFAGMGSQIAGIRSLGASGFEAWHGRVAPDFEVTTLDGRTMRLESLKGRRVILDFWATWCPPCVKEIPHFIRLHEEYGEGELVILGISGEDESALETFVRTRKIPYPVASADGAGLPAPFSEVRAIPTTFFLDREGIIRHVAVGYHDLASLRAQVEGAGRPMATRDGGGR, from the coding sequence ATGAGTGCGAATCCATCGGGCAGGGCGGGGGGGGAGTCCGTGGCGGGGGGCGGGCGACTGCCGGTGCTGGCTTTGGTGTCGTTGGGGTTGGGGGTGCTGGGGATGGTGACGAGTGTGATTGTGGTGGGGGCGGTGTTCGGGGTGGCGGGGTTGGTTGCCGGCGGGGTGCATCTGCGGCGGGGCACGGGGCCGCGCGGGTTGGGCTGGGCCGGGGTGACGACCTCGGGGCTGGCGGTTGGGCTGGGTTTGGCGTTTGCGTTGCTGTTTGCGGGGATGGGGTCGCAGATCGCGGGGATCCGGTCATTGGGGGCCTCGGGATTCGAAGCGTGGCACGGCAGGGTGGCGCCGGACTTCGAGGTGACGACCCTGGATGGGCGGACGATGCGATTGGAGAGTCTGAAGGGGCGCCGGGTGATTTTGGATTTCTGGGCCACGTGGTGTCCGCCGTGCGTGAAGGAGATTCCGCATTTCATCCGGCTGCACGAGGAGTATGGGGAGGGGGAGTTGGTGATTTTGGGGATCAGCGGGGAGGATGAATCGGCATTGGAGACGTTTGTCCGGACGCGAAAGATCCCGTATCCGGTGGCGTCGGCGGATGGGGCGGGGTTGCCGGCTCCGTTTTCGGAAGTGCGGGCGATTCCGACCACGTTCTTCCTGGACCGGGAGGGGATCATCCGGCACGTCGCGGTGGGGTATCACGATCTGGCCAGCCTGCGGGCGCAGGTGGAGGGTGCGGGGCGGCCCATGGCAACGAGGGATGGGGGCGGGCGATAA
- the trmB gene encoding tRNA (guanosine(46)-N7)-methyltransferase TrmB — translation MGAMFGVPRPLEVELGSGDGSFLLAWATAHPERNFIGIERLLGRIRKLDRQGRRAGLGNLRGLRIEAAYALEYLLPPESAEAVHVYFPDPWPKRRHHKNRLINEGFPGLANRVLKAGGVVHLRTDDGAYFERMREVFEGEGGRGMFEEVPTPEGLVAVTTDFEREFLARGIATRRASYRKVGGGVEGFRAG, via the coding sequence ATGGGGGCGATGTTTGGGGTGCCGCGGCCGTTGGAGGTGGAATTGGGGAGCGGGGACGGCTCGTTTCTACTGGCGTGGGCGACGGCGCATCCGGAGCGGAACTTCATCGGGATCGAGCGCCTGCTGGGCCGCATCCGGAAGCTGGACCGGCAGGGGCGCCGGGCGGGGCTGGGGAATCTTCGGGGGCTGCGGATCGAGGCGGCGTATGCGCTGGAGTATCTGCTGCCGCCGGAGAGTGCGGAGGCGGTGCATGTGTATTTCCCGGATCCGTGGCCCAAGCGGCGGCATCACAAGAACCGGCTGATCAACGAGGGATTTCCGGGGCTGGCGAACCGGGTGTTGAAGGCGGGCGGGGTCGTCCATTTGAGGACGGATGATGGGGCGTACTTCGAGCGGATGCGGGAGGTGTTTGAGGGGGAGGGGGGCAGGGGGATGTTCGAGGAAGTGCCGACGCCGGAGGGGTTGGTGGCGGTGACGACGGATTTCGAGCGGGAGTTTCTGGCGCGGGGGATTGCCACGCGGCGGGCGAGTTACCGGAAGGTCGGGGGGGGGGTCGAGGGGTTCCGGGCGGGTTGA
- a CDS encoding polysaccharide biosynthesis tyrosine autokinase, giving the protein MDNFKAPEPAEAKLHFLDYWRIIRIRKTVIIAVFLLVVITTTVVTYMLPETFMSWTRIKVEKDTADIPLLGQIMPSGPPDPFFLQTEFEVIQSKTNLYQVIEDLDLNQKWSKDYLSSGTLRTQETFEILRNKIDVRQYRNTTLIEIRVYSRNKAEAAQIANKIAQVYRNTRLSERQEMSDRGIATIQKTLEEKRGSVEREQEELDELRERHQITDMMLDAWSSGTMEQEAVRKTEGLRMDSMRMLVRVQSTLDKLKSLDPAKLRHALPTVTPNEIQLIELLQQESQARQQLVALTTTLADNHPDVVRVSRLLEQLDREIEARIEGVLIGYEAQLSAYQNELAALEGIVLQAKQEDLRRAKDYREYFLKKRKLENEKLMLDVLSRKLASETFDRAVPRQSLVTIIDHAEEGLKPVKPNIPLNIAFGVIVGLVVGIGLAFFIEYLDTSVKTIDDVERALQAPVLGVIPQNVGSLLEEGPDSPHAEAYRVLRTNVLFTRKDETFNTITIVSGGAGEGKSTTLFNLAVVFAQNGHRVLVIDSDLRRPSMHRFFKVSNSVGITNCLLGQKKLEEVIQTSTLPTLDFLPSGKLPSSSMGILSSQQMKDLIAEVKRRYDFVFFDSPPIMGVSDAVVLASEVDISLQVIQYRKYPQAMTIRAKQMVSKVGGYLVGIVLNNINMSQDENYYYYSGYYYDYYQSRNKDEGSGEDETKKNGSGDGSRIELKKKY; this is encoded by the coding sequence ATGGATAACTTCAAGGCGCCCGAGCCGGCCGAGGCGAAGCTTCACTTTCTCGATTACTGGCGGATCATCCGGATTCGGAAGACCGTCATTATCGCCGTGTTCCTCCTGGTGGTGATCACGACCACGGTCGTGACCTATATGCTGCCGGAGACGTTCATGAGCTGGACACGGATCAAGGTCGAGAAGGACACGGCGGACATACCGTTGTTGGGACAGATCATGCCGTCCGGGCCGCCCGATCCGTTCTTCCTGCAGACCGAGTTCGAGGTGATCCAGTCGAAGACCAACCTGTACCAGGTGATCGAGGATCTGGACCTGAACCAGAAATGGTCGAAGGACTATTTGAGTTCGGGGACGTTGAGGACGCAGGAGACGTTCGAGATTCTGCGGAACAAGATCGATGTGCGTCAGTACCGGAACACCACCCTGATCGAGATCCGGGTGTACAGCCGGAACAAGGCCGAGGCGGCGCAGATCGCGAACAAGATTGCGCAGGTGTACCGGAACACGCGGTTGAGCGAGCGGCAGGAGATGTCGGACCGCGGGATTGCGACGATCCAGAAGACCTTGGAGGAGAAGCGGGGTTCGGTGGAACGGGAGCAGGAGGAGCTGGATGAATTGCGGGAGCGGCACCAGATCACCGACATGATGCTCGACGCCTGGAGTTCCGGGACGATGGAACAGGAGGCGGTGCGCAAGACCGAGGGGTTGCGCATGGACAGCATGCGGATGCTGGTGCGGGTGCAGTCCACGCTCGACAAGCTGAAGAGTCTGGATCCGGCGAAGCTGCGACATGCGCTGCCGACGGTGACTCCGAACGAGATTCAATTGATCGAGCTGTTGCAGCAGGAGAGCCAGGCGCGGCAGCAGTTGGTGGCGCTGACCACGACCTTGGCGGACAACCATCCGGACGTGGTGCGGGTGTCCCGGTTGTTGGAGCAATTGGACCGGGAGATCGAGGCACGGATCGAGGGAGTCCTGATCGGGTACGAGGCGCAATTGTCGGCCTATCAGAATGAATTGGCGGCCCTTGAAGGCATCGTGTTGCAGGCCAAGCAGGAGGATTTGCGGCGGGCCAAGGATTACCGGGAGTATTTCCTGAAGAAGCGCAAGCTGGAGAACGAGAAGCTGATGCTGGACGTGCTCAGCCGGAAACTGGCGTCGGAGACGTTCGACCGGGCGGTGCCGCGTCAGTCGCTGGTAACGATCATCGACCATGCGGAGGAGGGGTTGAAGCCGGTGAAGCCGAACATCCCGCTGAATATTGCCTTCGGGGTGATTGTGGGCTTGGTGGTGGGCATTGGTCTGGCGTTCTTCATCGAGTATCTGGACACGTCGGTGAAGACCATCGACGACGTGGAACGGGCATTGCAGGCGCCGGTGCTGGGGGTGATTCCACAGAATGTGGGGTCGCTGCTGGAGGAGGGGCCGGACAGCCCGCATGCGGAGGCTTACCGGGTGTTGCGGACCAACGTGCTTTTCACGAGGAAGGACGAGACCTTCAACACCATCACCATTGTCAGCGGCGGCGCGGGCGAAGGGAAATCGACGACGCTGTTCAACCTGGCGGTGGTGTTCGCGCAGAACGGGCACCGGGTGCTGGTGATCGACTCCGATCTTCGGCGGCCGAGCATGCACAGGTTCTTCAAGGTGTCGAATTCGGTGGGCATCACGAACTGCCTGCTTGGGCAGAAGAAGCTTGAGGAAGTCATTCAGACGAGCACGTTGCCGACGCTGGACTTTCTGCCGAGCGGCAAGCTGCCGAGCAGTTCGATGGGCATTCTGAGTTCGCAGCAGATGAAGGATCTGATTGCGGAGGTGAAGCGCCGGTACGATTTCGTGTTCTTCGATTCGCCGCCGATCATGGGGGTGAGCGACGCGGTGGTGCTGGCCAGCGAGGTGGATATTTCGCTGCAAGTGATCCAGTACCGGAAGTATCCCCAGGCGATGACCATCCGCGCGAAGCAGATGGTGTCCAAGGTGGGCGGGTACCTGGTGGGGATTGTCCTCAACAACATCAACATGTCGCAGGACGAGAACTACTACTACTACAGCGGGTACTACTACGACTACTACCAGAGCCGGAACAAGGACGAGGGCTCGGGAGAGGACGAGACGAAGAAAAACGGCTCGGGCGACGGCTCGAGGATCGAGCTGAAGAAGAAGTATTGA
- a CDS encoding glycosyltransferase family 4 protein codes for MRYLMLNWRDPRNPLAGGAERVTLAFMRGLVERGHAVDWYTFAFPGGAEEEWIDGIRVRRGGGVGTAIVGAIRWVRRQPRYDLVIDQHHGLPWFAPWWCGTRCLAYIHEVLGPIWDAFYRWPKGALGRWQERWTHRLYGRVPFWVPSESTRRALQRHGVREITVQPNGLDVEPLGELPVKRVELPWRLVAVSRLAPNKRVEHAIQVVALLRGRGFPAELTVVGGGMMAGRLRAMATGMGLEGAVRFVGYQSEAGKLDWLQRAHLLVHPSVREGWGLNVMEANAMGTPAVVYPVDGLVDSTVDGVTGVVCRGETPEAMADGVAWAMGGAGRYEGLREAAWRRSGEYRWKRVLPEVCGWLEACAGAEQDTGRKWVDTRGPAA; via the coding sequence ATGCGATACTTGATGTTGAACTGGCGGGATCCGCGGAATCCGCTGGCGGGCGGCGCGGAGCGGGTGACGCTGGCCTTCATGCGCGGATTGGTGGAGCGGGGGCACGCGGTGGACTGGTACACGTTCGCGTTTCCGGGTGGGGCGGAAGAGGAGTGGATCGACGGGATTCGAGTCCGGCGGGGGGGAGGGGTTGGGACGGCGATTGTGGGGGCGATACGATGGGTGCGACGGCAGCCGCGGTACGACCTGGTGATCGACCAGCATCACGGGCTGCCGTGGTTTGCCCCGTGGTGGTGTGGGACGCGATGTCTGGCGTACATCCACGAGGTGCTGGGGCCGATCTGGGACGCGTTTTACCGGTGGCCGAAGGGCGCCCTGGGGCGATGGCAGGAGCGATGGACGCATCGGTTGTACGGGCGGGTACCGTTCTGGGTGCCGTCGGAGTCCACGCGGCGGGCCTTGCAGCGGCATGGGGTGAGGGAGATTACTGTTCAGCCGAACGGGTTGGATGTGGAGCCGCTGGGGGAATTGCCGGTGAAGCGGGTGGAATTGCCGTGGCGCCTGGTGGCGGTGTCGCGGTTGGCGCCGAACAAGCGGGTGGAGCACGCCATCCAGGTGGTGGCTTTGCTGCGGGGGCGCGGATTTCCGGCGGAACTGACGGTGGTCGGGGGCGGAATGATGGCGGGAAGACTGAGGGCGATGGCGACCGGGATGGGGCTGGAGGGGGCGGTACGGTTTGTGGGGTATCAGTCCGAGGCGGGAAAGCTGGACTGGCTGCAGCGCGCGCACCTTCTGGTGCATCCGTCGGTACGGGAAGGCTGGGGATTGAACGTGATGGAGGCGAACGCGATGGGCACACCGGCGGTGGTGTACCCGGTGGACGGGTTGGTGGACTCGACGGTGGACGGGGTGACCGGGGTGGTCTGCCGGGGGGAAACACCGGAGGCGATGGCGGACGGGGTGGCATGGGCGATGGGCGGGGCTGGGCGGTATGAGGGGCTGCGGGAGGCGGCGTGGCGGCGGTCCGGGGAGTACCGGTGGAAGCGGGTTTTGCCGGAAGTATGCGGCTGGTTGGAGGCCTGTGCGGGGGCTGAACAGGATACGGGGAGGAAATGGGTTGACACTCGCGGGCCGGCGGCTTAG
- a CDS encoding polysaccharide biosynthesis/export family protein, translated as MWRKQAKASMDWAGRLAVVGLAVWLAGCGQPGTGTTGGARQGARTGNTEVFTDTLRKGDMVEVRFSGSASPPTDIEERIKDDGTISLPLVGAIVAEGKTDGQLQREIHEAFVPRYYRQLTVTVRSEYRVFFVDGEVRGPGRLPYAGQLTVLQAIASAGGFTDFAARRRIELVRRTGEKFVIHGDRAKDNAQLDLPVFPGDRIYVPRRSPFGG; from the coding sequence ATGTGGCGGAAACAAGCGAAGGCATCGATGGATTGGGCGGGGCGTCTGGCGGTCGTGGGATTGGCCGTCTGGCTGGCCGGGTGCGGGCAACCGGGGACCGGGACGACCGGCGGGGCGCGACAGGGGGCCCGGACAGGGAATACGGAAGTCTTCACGGACACCTTGCGGAAGGGGGACATGGTCGAGGTGCGATTCTCGGGGAGTGCCTCGCCCCCGACGGACATTGAGGAACGGATCAAGGACGACGGGACCATTTCGCTGCCGCTGGTGGGGGCGATTGTGGCCGAAGGGAAGACGGACGGTCAGTTGCAGCGGGAGATCCACGAGGCCTTCGTGCCGCGTTACTACCGGCAGTTGACCGTGACGGTGAGGTCGGAGTATCGCGTGTTCTTCGTGGACGGGGAGGTTCGTGGGCCGGGCCGACTGCCCTACGCGGGACAGTTGACGGTGCTGCAGGCGATCGCCTCAGCGGGGGGGTTTACGGACTTCGCGGCACGGCGCCGGATCGAGTTGGTGCGGCGCACCGGGGAGAAGTTCGTGATCCACGGGGACCGGGCGAAGGACAACGCACAACTGGATCTGCCGGTGTTTCCGGGCGACAGGATCTACGTGCCGCGACGCAGTCCATTCGGGGGTTGA